From Novosphingobium sp. MMS21-SN21R, the proteins below share one genomic window:
- a CDS encoding quinone oxidoreductase, with product MHARVARITRTGGPEVIEWVDAELPAPAAGEVLVAHTAVGLNMIDTYYRRGIYPAALPSGLGSEAAGRVVAVGPGVSGLAEGDRVTTFGPTLGAYATARIYRAETLLRLPDAIDDVTAAAATLKGCTAEFLIERCACVEAGMPVLVHAAAGGVGLLLVQWLKHIGAEVIGTVSTEAKARAALAAGADHVINYATDAVAPAVRDLTGGAGVDVAFDGVGQDTWEASLDSVASRGLIVSYGNASAPVTGVALGTLSQKGSLFVTRPTLYHYYADPDEREAGAARVWEMIASGALSVTVGQTYPLEEVARAHAELEARRTTGSTVLLP from the coding sequence TGGTCGCGCATACCGCCGTCGGCCTCAACATGATCGACACCTATTACCGCCGCGGCATCTACCCCGCTGCGCTGCCCAGCGGGCTGGGCTCGGAAGCGGCAGGGCGCGTTGTCGCGGTTGGCCCGGGCGTGAGCGGCCTTGCCGAAGGCGACCGCGTCACCACGTTCGGACCCACCCTCGGCGCTTATGCCACGGCGCGGATCTACCGCGCCGAAACGCTGCTGCGCCTACCGGACGCAATCGACGACGTGACCGCCGCTGCTGCAACGCTCAAGGGCTGCACGGCGGAATTCCTCATCGAGCGCTGCGCCTGTGTGGAGGCAGGGATGCCGGTCCTGGTCCACGCGGCGGCGGGCGGGGTCGGGCTGCTGCTGGTGCAGTGGCTCAAGCATATTGGCGCCGAAGTCATCGGAACGGTTTCGACCGAAGCCAAGGCCCGTGCCGCGTTGGCGGCGGGCGCGGACCATGTGATCAATTACGCGACCGATGCGGTTGCGCCAGCGGTGCGCGATCTCACCGGTGGCGCAGGCGTCGACGTGGCCTTCGACGGCGTCGGACAGGATACCTGGGAAGCCAGCCTTGATTCGGTCGCATCGCGCGGCCTAATCGTCAGCTATGGAAATGCCTCGGCCCCTGTCACAGGCGTCGCGCTCGGCACACTCTCGCAAAAGGGCTCGCTCTTCGTCACCCGGCCAACGCTCTATCACTATTACGCCGATCCGGACGAGCGCGAAGCAGGCGCGGCGCGGGTGTGGGAGATGATCGCCAGCGGCGCGCTTTCGGTGACCGTGGGGCAGACCTATCCGCTGGAGGAAGTCGCCCGCGCCCACGCCGAACTTGAAGCGCGGCGCACGACCGGGTCGACCGTGCTCCTGCCATAA